The Planococcus halocryophilus nucleotide sequence ACAGTACTTCCATTAACTTCAAATTCCTCTTGCACAGCACGCAAATTCTAGCTATATTTAAAGTAATTTCACATAAAGGAGAGGATCGATTGATCATTAAAACGCGCACGAAACCTTCTGGAATTTTCCAACTGGAAAGTTTGCTTCAACGAATGCCCACCGTCCATCCCCAATATCCTCACTGGACTGAAAAGCTCCGTCGCATCACCGCCGGATATCACGGCGAATTGCGCGTAGACTCCTTTTGGCACGAAATCGACCTCTCGTTACCGCATTATTTCATCCACGACTTATTCATCCAAAAAGAGAAGTCTTCCCATCAAATTGATAGTGTTCTTGTGACTAGTCGATTTGTATTGGCTTTGGAAATCAAAAGCATTTCCGGCTTACTCAATTTCGATCCTACTTTGAGGCAATTTTCCAGAACCAATAAAGACGGCAGCATTGATGGCATGAACAATCCAGACGATCAATTGCGCCGCCACGAAAAATGGCTGGAACATTTTTTACTCAAGCAACGCATTAAGCTGCCTGTTGTCGGCGCCATCATTTTTACGTACCCATCGTCTGTGATTCAATCTCGCGCAGGCAGTCGCATCATGATTCAGTCATCTGGACTACCACACCTCATGGAACAATTATTGATTCTTCACCCGCACGATGTATTATCTCAAAGAAAAACAGAGTCACTGGCGAAAAACTTACTTGCGCTTCATTCAATAAAACCATTTGCGTCACTTGGACTTACGGATTCATTTCCACCTGGCGTCTTATGCCCCAACTGCCCATATTGCTTGCTCCATTATCGTGGTGGGAAATGGCGTTGCAATGCTTGCCAGCACTTAGATCCTCTCGCGCATCTTGATGCGTTGAGGCAATATCGCACTTTGGTCAAAACGACTATTAACAGTCGAGAATTCCGCGACTTTACAGGAATCACGTCTCCTTCGATCTCTTCAAAGCTATTAGCGAGTACGAAAATGCCTTATCACGGCAGTTTTAAAGACCGACAGTATGTGATTCCGGAAGCGTTTTAGCTTTTCGACAGTATTTTGGTGATTTGGACAGTATTCCGCTCCATTTCGACAGTAAGACCTATTAATGGAATAAAATCGTAAATCACTTCAAATAAAAGCCAAAAAGAAGAAACCTCCCGCATCCGGGAGGTTTCTTCTTTTATCAAATTAATGATTATCCAATGTTTCT carries:
- a CDS encoding NERD domain-containing protein, encoding MIIKTRTKPSGIFQLESLLQRMPTVHPQYPHWTEKLRRITAGYHGELRVDSFWHEIDLSLPHYFIHDLFIQKEKSSHQIDSVLVTSRFVLALEIKSISGLLNFDPTLRQFSRTNKDGSIDGMNNPDDQLRRHEKWLEHFLLKQRIKLPVVGAIIFTYPSSVIQSRAGSRIMIQSSGLPHLMEQLLILHPHDVLSQRKTESLAKNLLALHSIKPFASLGLTDSFPPGVLCPNCPYCLLHYRGGKWRCNACQHLDPLAHLDALRQYRTLVKTTINSREFRDFTGITSPSISSKLLASTKMPYHGSFKDRQYVIPEAF